A window of Natrinema versiforme contains these coding sequences:
- a CDS encoding cupin domain-containing protein — translation MPEVTSLETLEEAPHAEVFEDRIPRTVRLRLHADERVPKHRHPESNVVIHVITGAVELTLGEAVYDLEPGDVVRFDGDQDVSPYAVEESTALVVFAPKTES, via the coding sequence ATGCCCGAAGTCACGTCGCTGGAGACGCTCGAGGAAGCGCCCCACGCCGAGGTATTCGAGGACCGCATCCCGCGGACCGTGCGACTGCGACTCCACGCGGACGAGCGGGTCCCGAAACACCGCCATCCGGAGTCGAACGTCGTCATCCACGTCATAACCGGTGCCGTCGAACTCACGCTCGGCGAGGCGGTCTACGACCTCGAGCCGGGCGATGTCGTCCGGTTCGACGGCGATCAGGACGTGTCACCTTACGCGGTCGAGGAGAGTACGGCGCTCGTGGTTTTCGCGCCGAAAACGGAGTCGTAA
- a CDS encoding NAD-dependent succinate-semialdehyde dehydrogenase encodes MEVVNPATGEREETIEEHTEADVEAALEQATDAFAEWRERPIREREELLAAAGDVLRENKREYAETMTREMGKPISQAIGEVEKCAWVCDHYAEHGSAYLEADAHPSPPGTDVKTVYDPLGPVLAVMPWNFPFWQVFRFAAPHLTAGNVGLLKHASNVPGCAQAIEDVFRKAGYPEDVFQSLLIPSDLVADLIEDDRVEAATVTGSGPAGRAVASTAGEQLKKSVLELGGSDPFVVLDDADVADAAETGAWARNQNGGQSCIAGKRFLVHTDVYDEFLEEFVAEVESLTVGDPMDEATDIGPQARADLMADLHEQVDASVEAGAAVLTGGEPLDREGAFYPPTVLADVPADCPAATEELFGPVAAVFEVDDEDEAVAKANDTRFGLGASVWTTDRERGRRLARDIDAGCVYINQLVKSDPRVPFGGVNDSGYGRELAREGMLEFVNRKTVWVE; translated from the coding sequence ATGGAGGTCGTCAATCCGGCCACCGGCGAACGAGAGGAGACGATCGAGGAACACACCGAGGCAGACGTCGAGGCGGCCCTCGAGCAGGCGACCGACGCCTTCGCGGAGTGGCGCGAGCGACCGATTCGCGAACGCGAGGAGTTGCTCGCGGCGGCGGGGGACGTGCTCCGGGAGAACAAACGCGAGTACGCCGAGACGATGACCCGAGAGATGGGGAAACCGATCTCGCAGGCCATCGGCGAGGTCGAGAAGTGCGCGTGGGTCTGTGACCACTACGCCGAACACGGCAGCGCCTACCTCGAGGCCGACGCCCATCCGAGTCCGCCCGGAACGGACGTGAAGACGGTCTACGACCCGCTCGGACCCGTTCTTGCGGTGATGCCGTGGAACTTTCCGTTCTGGCAGGTATTCCGGTTCGCCGCGCCGCATCTCACCGCGGGGAACGTCGGGCTGCTCAAACACGCCTCGAACGTCCCCGGCTGCGCGCAGGCGATCGAGGACGTGTTCCGGAAAGCCGGCTATCCCGAGGACGTCTTCCAGTCGCTGCTGATCCCGTCGGATCTGGTCGCCGACCTCATCGAGGACGACCGCGTCGAGGCCGCAACCGTTACCGGGAGCGGCCCGGCGGGCCGTGCGGTCGCCTCGACGGCGGGCGAGCAACTCAAGAAATCGGTCCTCGAACTCGGCGGGAGCGATCCGTTCGTGGTCCTCGACGACGCCGACGTCGCGGACGCGGCCGAGACGGGCGCGTGGGCGCGCAATCAGAACGGCGGGCAGTCCTGTATCGCCGGCAAGCGGTTCCTCGTCCACACCGACGTCTACGACGAATTCCTCGAGGAGTTCGTCGCGGAGGTCGAATCGCTCACCGTCGGCGACCCGATGGACGAGGCGACCGATATCGGCCCGCAGGCGCGCGCGGACCTCATGGCGGACCTCCACGAACAGGTCGACGCGAGCGTCGAGGCCGGTGCGGCGGTACTCACCGGCGGGGAACCGCTGGATCGCGAGGGTGCGTTCTACCCGCCGACCGTGCTCGCGGACGTGCCGGCGGACTGTCCGGCGGCCACCGAAGAACTGTTCGGGCCGGTCGCCGCCGTCTTCGAAGTCGATGACGAAGACGAGGCCGTCGCGAAAGCGAACGACACCCGGTTCGGCCTCGGCGCGAGCGTCTGGACGACCGACCGCGAGCGCGGCCGGCGTCTCGCGCGGGACATCGACGCCGGCTGCGTCTACATCAACCAACTCGTCAAGTCCGACCCGCGAGTCCCCTTCGGCGGCGTCAACGACTCGGGGTACGGCCGCGAGCTCGCACGGGAGGGAATGCTCGAGTTCGTCAATCGAAAGACGGTCTGGGTCGAGTAA
- a CDS encoding multicopper oxidase domain-containing protein, whose amino-acid sequence MSDRIGAPGLGLSRREFVAATGGVAALTGLAGCTSQGAEQGSQPEESDEGSTESSDSDLPWTSSPEVVQVDEQGGSVTLQSVTSRHAVHPMDSMGGPVELPQVWAFKADDGKPSVPGPILRTTEGNDIEVTLDNTGNPHPHTLHFHGAKKTWENDGVPTTTGIRVDGGEKHTYTIPANVPGTHLYHCHYQTHRHIDMGMYGIFRVDPKGYEPADKEYFFTLKDWDSRVNRQMAGKDVDYSPRNRNPDVFTINGKSLPRTLHPEEGSPIIVDHGDTVRLHMVNAGYMSHPMHTHNHRFRLIEKDGGQIPEAAQYEQDVTNIAPAERHTVEFEADADPGIYLMHCHKVDHAMNGNSYPGGMVNGIVYRDAMDTDIFANLMEYAGYEG is encoded by the coding sequence ATGAGTGATCGTATCGGCGCACCCGGACTGGGGCTATCGCGACGCGAATTCGTTGCTGCGACCGGCGGCGTAGCGGCACTGACCGGACTGGCCGGCTGTACGAGTCAGGGGGCCGAGCAGGGTTCCCAGCCGGAGGAATCCGACGAGGGGTCGACGGAGTCGTCGGACTCCGACCTCCCGTGGACGAGTTCGCCGGAGGTCGTCCAAGTCGACGAACAGGGCGGCAGCGTGACGCTACAGTCGGTGACGTCCCGACACGCCGTCCACCCGATGGACTCGATGGGCGGCCCGGTGGAACTCCCGCAGGTCTGGGCGTTCAAGGCCGACGACGGTAAGCCGAGCGTTCCGGGGCCGATCCTCCGGACGACCGAAGGCAACGACATCGAGGTGACGCTGGACAACACGGGGAACCCGCACCCGCACACGCTACACTTCCACGGCGCGAAGAAGACCTGGGAGAACGACGGCGTCCCCACGACGACCGGTATTCGGGTCGACGGCGGCGAGAAACACACGTACACGATTCCCGCAAACGTCCCGGGTACGCACCTCTACCACTGCCACTACCAGACCCATCGCCACATCGACATGGGGATGTACGGCATCTTCCGCGTCGATCCGAAGGGGTACGAGCCCGCGGACAAGGAGTACTTCTTCACGCTGAAAGACTGGGATTCGCGGGTGAACCGTCAGATGGCCGGCAAGGACGTTGACTACAGTCCCCGCAACCGGAACCCCGACGTGTTCACCATCAACGGGAAGAGCCTCCCACGGACGCTCCACCCCGAGGAGGGGTCGCCGATCATCGTCGACCACGGCGACACCGTCCGTCTGCACATGGTCAATGCGGGCTACATGTCCCACCCGATGCACACGCACAACCACCGGTTCCGGCTCATCGAGAAAGACGGCGGGCAGATCCCCGAGGCGGCCCAGTACGAACAGGACGTTACCAACATCGCGCCCGCGGAACGCCACACTGTCGAGTTCGAGGCCGACGCCGACCCCGGCATCTACCTGATGCACTGTCACAAGGTCGACCACGCGATGAACGGCAACTCCTACCCCGGCGGCATGGTCAACGGCATCGTCTACCGCGACGCGATGGACACCGACATCTTCGCCAACCTCATGGAGTACGCGGGCTACGAGGGCTGA
- a CDS encoding MarR family transcriptional regulator, producing MSRQRLERTVLDALADESPRYVVDLAAAIDEHPITVEQACDRLRDGENVRSVGCRRYEITAVGRRRVDDAQPATGESAVSTETESRS from the coding sequence ATGTCTCGACAACGACTCGAGCGGACCGTCCTCGACGCGCTCGCGGACGAGTCGCCTCGCTACGTGGTGGATCTCGCCGCGGCGATCGACGAACATCCGATAACCGTCGAACAGGCCTGTGACCGCCTTCGCGACGGTGAGAACGTCCGTTCGGTCGGCTGTCGTCGGTACGAGATCACTGCGGTCGGGCGTCGGCGGGTCGATGACGCGCAACCGGCGACCGGCGAGTCGGCCGTCTCGACGGAAACGGAAAGTCGGTCGTAA
- a CDS encoding transcription initiation factor IIB family protein — MTQTIVGTATEESARNGEREIAPERRGAECPECAGSVHRDEEHGERTCTECGLVLDADAIDYGPEWRNLDDGADDRRRVGAPVSKLRHDKGLSTTIGWRDEDAYGNQISGRKREQLRRLRTWNERFTSKDAAERNLKQAFGEIERMASALGLPEPCRETAGVLYRRAVDEGLLPGRSIEAMSTACLYAAARQHGTPRTLVAFTSVSRVEKLPIQRAYRYLSSELGLQIEPADPIHYLPQYASELEISDDAERLAREILEAAKAQSLHSGRSPAGLAAAAIYGAARLTNERLTQERIGEETGVSRVTVRNRYRELLDAYGEVHDR, encoded by the coding sequence ATGACTCAGACGATCGTCGGTACGGCTACTGAGGAATCGGCCCGGAACGGAGAGCGCGAGATCGCTCCTGAACGGCGGGGGGCGGAGTGTCCGGAGTGCGCCGGGTCGGTCCACCGCGACGAAGAGCACGGCGAGCGGACGTGTACGGAGTGCGGGCTCGTCCTCGACGCGGACGCGATCGATTACGGTCCCGAGTGGCGGAACCTCGACGACGGCGCCGACGACCGACGGCGGGTCGGCGCACCGGTATCGAAACTCCGACACGACAAGGGACTCAGTACGACGATCGGCTGGCGAGACGAGGACGCCTACGGCAATCAGATCTCGGGCCGAAAGCGCGAACAGCTCCGGCGGTTGCGGACGTGGAACGAACGGTTCACCTCGAAAGACGCCGCCGAACGGAACCTGAAACAGGCCTTCGGTGAGATCGAACGCATGGCGTCGGCGCTCGGGCTGCCGGAGCCGTGTCGCGAAACGGCCGGCGTCCTGTACCGCCGCGCCGTCGACGAAGGACTGTTACCCGGCCGCTCGATCGAGGCGATGTCGACCGCCTGCCTGTACGCGGCCGCCAGACAACACGGCACGCCGCGGACGCTGGTCGCGTTCACATCGGTGAGTCGCGTCGAGAAACTCCCCATTCAGCGAGCCTATCGCTATCTCTCGAGCGAACTCGGGCTCCAGATCGAACCCGCCGATCCGATCCACTACCTCCCGCAGTACGCCTCGGAACTCGAGATCAGCGACGACGCCGAGCGGCTGGCTCGGGAGATCCTCGAGGCGGCGAAAGCACAGAGCCTCCACAGCGGGCGGAGCCCGGCCGGGCTCGCGGCGGCGGCGATCTACGGGGCGGCGCGGCTCACGAACGAACGACTCACGCAGGAACGGATCGGCGAAGAGACCGGCGTGAGTCGGGTCACAGTCCGAAACCGATACCGAGAGTTACTGGACGCTTACGGCGAGGTTCACGATCGATAG
- a CDS encoding DUF5830 family protein, whose protein sequence is MTRDGDRTESERESGVDTDLEADDDRVELGLALLARLEHESLSLADAVDRIETVTADPTVTRTILDQAELRGIIEREDGIVRPKSSQYVRFERDVITKEGEFSCRRCGSGLSTGYFIDLEAGELGPFGSSCIRKVTGRDG, encoded by the coding sequence ATGACTCGCGACGGGGACCGGACCGAAAGCGAACGCGAATCCGGCGTCGACACGGACCTCGAGGCCGACGACGACCGCGTCGAGCTTGGTCTGGCGCTGCTCGCCCGCCTCGAGCACGAATCGCTCTCGCTCGCCGACGCCGTCGACCGGATCGAGACGGTCACGGCCGATCCGACGGTAACTCGAACGATCCTCGATCAGGCGGAACTCCGCGGGATCATCGAACGCGAGGACGGCATCGTCCGCCCGAAGAGTTCCCAGTACGTCCGCTTCGAACGTGACGTCATCACGAAAGAGGGAGAGTTCTCCTGTCGGCGCTGTGGCTCCGGGCTATCGACCGGCTACTTCATCGACCTCGAGGCAGGGGAACTCGGCCCCTTTGGCTCCTCGTGTATCCGAAAAGTGACGGGACGGGACGGGTAG
- a CDS encoding glycosyltransferase encodes MKIGFFTDSYFPEIDGVTYTIKLWREVLERNGHEVYVIYPDGDYEPGEREIPVTSLPNPFYAGYRIPLTKRTSTLPDLDIVHCHGPAPIGILGRYYAWKHDLPTIYTHHTPLEEYFHQSIKLESVANLLSSLYVPVENSFLGSFDIVTASTERIDRDVEHVQLPVGIDMDFFQPTEEDWYPDRTVIGYSGRLSMEKNVNEILRAAEELPEYDFVIVGEGPYRDSLERNAPDNVDIREFLPREELPAFYSSIDTFVTASTADTLGLSTLEANACGTPVAATDAPPFDRTIGSDNGERFEYGDLDSMVEAIETSLATDYETRVAVERYSVEYTMTNLEQLYHNVPLSKDEAATVVESPWGLPEEERS; translated from the coding sequence ATGAAAATCGGATTCTTCACTGACAGTTATTTCCCCGAGATCGACGGCGTAACGTACACGATCAAACTCTGGCGCGAAGTGCTCGAACGGAACGGCCACGAGGTGTACGTCATCTACCCGGACGGCGACTACGAACCGGGCGAACGCGAAATTCCGGTCACATCGCTCCCGAACCCGTTCTACGCCGGCTACCGGATCCCGCTTACCAAACGCACCTCGACGCTGCCCGACCTCGACATCGTCCACTGTCACGGCCCCGCGCCGATCGGCATCCTCGGACGCTACTACGCGTGGAAACACGACCTGCCCACGATCTACACCCACCACACGCCGCTCGAGGAGTACTTCCACCAGAGCATCAAACTCGAGTCGGTCGCGAACCTCCTCTCGAGCCTGTACGTTCCCGTCGAGAACAGCTTCCTCGGCAGTTTCGATATCGTGACCGCGTCGACGGAACGGATCGACCGCGACGTCGAACACGTCCAGCTTCCGGTCGGGATCGATATGGATTTCTTCCAGCCGACCGAGGAAGACTGGTATCCCGACCGGACAGTGATCGGCTACAGCGGGCGGCTCAGCATGGAGAAAAACGTCAACGAGATCCTCCGGGCCGCCGAGGAACTCCCTGAATACGACTTCGTCATCGTCGGCGAGGGCCCCTATCGCGACTCCCTCGAGCGAAACGCGCCCGACAACGTCGACATCCGGGAGTTCCTCCCCCGCGAGGAGTTACCCGCCTTCTACTCCTCGATCGATACCTTCGTCACCGCCTCGACCGCGGACACCCTCGGGCTCTCGACGCTCGAGGCCAACGCCTGCGGGACCCCCGTCGCGGCTACCGACGCGCCGCCGTTCGACCGAACGATCGGTTCCGACAACGGCGAGCGCTTCGAGTACGGCGATCTCGACTCGATGGTCGAGGCGATCGAAACGTCGCTGGCGACCGACTACGAGACCAGAGTGGCCGTCGAACGCTATTCCGTCGAGTACACGATGACCAACCTCGAGCAGCTGTATCACAACGTGCCGCTCTCGAAAGACGAGGCCGCGACGGTCGTCGAGAGTCCGTGGGGACTCCCCGAGGAAGAGCGGAGCTGA